In the genome of Desulfovibrio legallii, the window AGAACAGGCATTCTCAAAGTTTACGGCACGCTTGTTTCGGCGCTTAACAGCGCAAACATATTGCGCTTACGCCGCCACGGCGCGAGGCTGCTCACGCAGCCGCCAGGGCATTGCAGTGTTGCAATGCCGTAAGTAACCGCTCTTGAAAATTGCGTTCTCAAGGGCAGGCAATACGTCCTTCCCGGCGTTTCGCCGCGCAGCAAAGCGGCGCTTGCGCTTTTGTGAGGGGCGGCCGCGCGGCCCGAAGCGCGGCGGTTGCAGCGTTTTCATGCCGTCTTCTTTCCCATGCCCCCTCCTCCCGTTTCCCTCCAGGGGAACGGATATGCGAACCCCCGGCCAGAAGCCGGGGGTTTTCTGTTGCGGTCTGCCGCCCGTCGGCAGCAAACACGCGCTGCCTGTGCGAACTGCGCGAAAATTTCGGGCGCGCCCGCGGGGAAGGGGCGCCCCTTCAGGCCCGCTTTTGCAGGCGGTCACGCAGGATGATGGCCAGCAGGTTCATGCCCAGCACCAGCAACAGCAGTACCAGGCCCGTGCCGTACTGCAAGGGGCGGGTCTTCTCAATTTCCGTGCCCGCCGTGGCCAGCACATACATGTGGTACGGCAGGGCCATGACCGCGCTGAACACGGAATCGGGCGTGCGCGGGGTATAGAACACGGCGGCGGTGAACATGATGGCCGCCGTTTCGCCCGCCGCGCGGGCCACGCCCAGAATGGCCCCCGTAAGCATGCCCGGCAGCGCACAGGGCAGCACCACCCGGGCGATAGTCTGGGATTTGGCGGCCCCCAGGGCCAGGGAGGCCTCGCGGTAAGTATCCGGCACGTTGCGCAGGGCTTCCTCCGCGGTGCCGATGATCACCGGCAGGGTCAGCACAGCCAGGGTCAGCACGCCCGAAAGAATGCTCACCCCAAACCCGCAGAAGGTAACGAAAAACGAAAGCCCGAACAGGCCAAAGACCACCGAGGGCACCCCGGCCAGGTTGTTAACGCCCAGGCGCACATAGCGGGCGAAGGGGCTGCGCCCCGCGTACTCGTGCAGATACACGGCCGAGGCCACGCCCAGAGGGAAGGCCAGCAGCAGCGAACCCAAAGAAAGGATGGCCGTGCCCACAATGCAGGGCCAGATGCCCCCTTCGGTCATCATGTTGCGGGGCGGCTGGGTAAGGAACTCCCAGCTCAGGGCGGGCAGGCCGTTGCGCAGCAAAAAGGCGCACACGCCGAGCAGAGCCAGCACGTTGCAGGCGGCCACGGCGCGCAGCAGCCAGAACATGACGGTCTGCCGACGGGCCCGCCGCCGTCCGCTGGCGGGCAGGCGCAGGCCGGACGGCGGCGGGATGGGCGTGCCGCCCTGGGGCGCGGGCGTCACTGTGGGGGCAGGAAGGGAGGAGGACATGGAAATTCCCCTTATTACAGGCTGGAGGTGCCGGCCTGGCGGTGTTTTTCAGCAATGTGCCCGGCCAGCACGTTGAAGGCCAGGGTCAGAAAAAAGAGCACCATGCCGATGGCGAACAGGGCGTGGTAGTGCTCGCTGCGGAAGGGGGCTTCGGCCATTTCCGCAGCTATGGAGGCGGGCATGGGCCGCACGGGATCCAGCAGAGACGTGGGCAGGATGGCCGCGCCGCCCGCCACCATGAGCACCACCATGGTCTCGCCGATAGCGCGGGACATGCCCAGCATCACCGCCGTGCCGATGCCCGAAAGAGCGGCGGGCACCACTACGCGCACCGTGGTCTGCCAGCGGGTAGCCCCCAGGGCCAGGGAGGCCTCGCGCAGGTCGCGCGGCACGCTGTAAAGGGCGTCTTCAGAGACGGAGCAGATGGTGGGCACGCTCATGAGGGCCAGCACCAGGGAGGCGTTGAGCAGATTGAGGCCCGATGCCGCGCCCAGGGCGTCTTGCAGGAAAGGGGCCAGCACCACCATGCCCAGAAAACCCAGCACCACAGAAGGCAGGGCCGCCAGCAGCTCCACAAAAGGCTTGACCAGGCGGCGTACGCCCGGGTGGGCAATCTCCGTCAGGTACACGGCTGTGAGCACGCCCAGGGGCACGGCCAGCAGGGACGAAAACAACGTCACCGCCAGGGAGGCCGCCAGCAGCGGAAAGATGCCGAACAGGCCGGGCTCTTCCGTGGGGTACCAGAGTTTGCCGAACAAAAAATCCAGGAAGGAGTATTCGCTGAACAGCGGCACGCCCTCCATGAACAAAAACAGCACAATGCCGCCCAGGGCCAGCAGCGAACTGCCTGCCAGGACGGCCAACGCATGCCGTACCAGATTTTCCCGCATTGCCGTGGAGCGCATGGCCCCTCCCCTTCCAGAGCATATGCCTTTGAGAAAAGTCTTCGCAAAGGTTTGTTGGTCTTTTGCCGCCTTGCGGCCGCCTGCCGCCCGATGCCCGGCCGACGGCGGGGCCCCGCTCACCGCAAGGCCCCCCACGGGGCGCTGCCGCCCCGCGCCGCCGTCCTTATTTGCTCAGGGGCACATAGCCCACTTCCTGCACGTTCTTCTGGCCTTTGCCGGGATCCAGCAGGTAGGTCACAAAGTCTTTCGCGCTGCCGGCAGGCGCGCCGTTGGTGAAGATGTAGAGCTCCCGCGCGATGGGCCACTGCTTGGAAAGCGCGGTCTGGGCGTTGGCCGTCACCTTGTTGACCGTAAGCCCCTTGGTGGACTTGTCCACATACCCAAGGCCGATGTAGCCGATGGCGTTCTTATTCTTGGAAACGGCCTGCACCACCGCGCCGTTGGAGGCCTGCATAAGGGCCGTGGGGCTAACGCGCTGCTTCTTCATGATCATTTCTTCCCAGCACTCAAAGGTGCCGGAAGAGGTGTCGCGCGAGATGACCACGATTTTGGCGTCCGCGCCGCCCAGGTCCTTCCAGTTGGTGATCTTGCCGGTGTAGATGTCACGCAGCTGGTCCACGGTCAGGCCGCTCACGGGGTTGGCGGGGTTGACCACGGGCACGATGGCGTCCACGGCGATGGCCGTGCGCTGCGGGTTCACGCCGTTCTTTTTGGCGGCGTCCACTTCCTTGCCCTTGATGTCGCGCGAGCTCATGGCGATATCGCACTGCTTTTCAATCAGGGCCTTGAGACCGTTGCCGGAACCGTCGCCGGAGATGCTCAGCTCCACATCAGGATGCGCAGCCATAAAGGCCTCGCCCGCCTTCTGCACCACGGGCAGCACCGTGGTGGAACCATTGATGACAACCTGTTTGGCCGCGAAGGCCGGGGCGCTCAGGCTCAGCAGGGCCAGGGCCAGAACCAGCTTTTTGCCGATGGACATGAATTTGCTCCTTTGTTGCACAGGGTTGTTCGCACTGTTCCGGGCGGGCCGTTGCCCGCCGCGTTTCCCTTTTGGCCCGCCTCTGTTACAGAATGATGACGGAACGCAGAACACTGCGTGAAACCGCGCAAGCCCCTGCCCTGCCGCGCAAAACGCCATTGTCGGCCCTCTGTGACGTCTGTCACGCAATTGTCACGCAGCCACCACACGCCTGGCGCAAAACAGCGTTGCACTGGGTCCGAAAAAAGGGAAAAAGTCATGCAGCAGATACTTGTGGTAGAAGACGAAGCCGACATCCGCGAATTGTTGCGCTTTAATCTGGAGCGCGAGGGCTTCGGCGTGCTGGAAGCCGCCGATGGCCCGCAGGCCCTGGAGCTGGCCCGCCGCCACATCCCGGCTCTGGTCCTGCTGGACGTCATGCTGC includes:
- the pstA gene encoding phosphate ABC transporter permease PstA encodes the protein MFWLLRAVAACNVLALLGVCAFLLRNGLPALSWEFLTQPPRNMMTEGGIWPCIVGTAILSLGSLLLAFPLGVASAVYLHEYAGRSPFARYVRLGVNNLAGVPSVVFGLFGLSFFVTFCGFGVSILSGVLTLAVLTLPVIIGTAEEALRNVPDTYREASLALGAAKSQTIARVVLPCALPGMLTGAILGVARAAGETAAIMFTAAVFYTPRTPDSVFSAVMALPYHMYVLATAGTEIEKTRPLQYGTGLVLLLLVLGMNLLAIILRDRLQKRA
- the pstC gene encoding phosphate ABC transporter permease subunit PstC, yielding MRSTAMRENLVRHALAVLAGSSLLALGGIVLFLFMEGVPLFSEYSFLDFLFGKLWYPTEEPGLFGIFPLLAASLAVTLFSSLLAVPLGVLTAVYLTEIAHPGVRRLVKPFVELLAALPSVVLGFLGMVVLAPFLQDALGAASGLNLLNASLVLALMSVPTICSVSEDALYSVPRDLREASLALGATRWQTTVRVVVPAALSGIGTAVMLGMSRAIGETMVVLMVAGGAAILPTSLLDPVRPMPASIAAEMAEAPFRSEHYHALFAIGMVLFFLTLAFNVLAGHIAEKHRQAGTSSL
- a CDS encoding phosphate ABC transporter substrate-binding protein, with amino-acid sequence MSIGKKLVLALALLSLSAPAFAAKQVVINGSTTVLPVVQKAGEAFMAAHPDVELSISGDGSGNGLKALIEKQCDIAMSSRDIKGKEVDAAKKNGVNPQRTAIAVDAIVPVVNPANPVSGLTVDQLRDIYTGKITNWKDLGGADAKIVVISRDTSSGTFECWEEMIMKKQRVSPTALMQASNGAVVQAVSKNKNAIGYIGLGYVDKSTKGLTVNKVTANAQTALSKQWPIARELYIFTNGAPAGSAKDFVTYLLDPGKGQKNVQEVGYVPLSK